The Lutibacter sp. A64 genome segment AATCCACACTAATATAGATACTAACGGAAGAATTTTAAATCATTTCACAAAAGAATTGTTAGATAATTATGCCGATTTGGTAATGCTAGATATAAAACATATGACTGAAGAAGGCTATGTTGCATTAACTGGAATGCGCAATAAAGAAACAACATTTAAGTTTGCTGCATATAGAGAGGCTTCAGGCAAAAACATGTGGTTACGCTATGTTTTAATTCCTGAAATAACTAATAAACCAGAATTATTACATGCCTTGGGTAAACACTTTAAAAAGTATAAAACCATAGAAAAAATTGAGATTCAACCTTATCATAAATTAGGTATTCACAAATGGAAAGCTTTAGGTTGGGAGTATCAATTAGAAGAAGCGAGAGAAAATACACCGGAGGAATTAGAAAATGCTTCAAAAATTTTAAAAGAATATTTTAAAGAAGTAAAAATTAACTAGAATTCTTTATAAAAGTAAATAATATAGCATGAAACAAAAATTAAAAAACCGTTGGTTAATCGCATTATCTGCAATTGGAATTCAT includes the following:
- the pflA gene encoding pyruvate formate-lyase-activating protein, producing MESFGTHDGPGIRLVIFLQGCKLKCLYCHNPDTIQTSGGMEYNIEDLVAMAIKMKPYFGKTGGVTVSGGEPLLQAKQLIPFFKRLKEEKIHTNIDTNGRILNHFTKELLDNYADLVMLDIKHMTEEGYVALTGMRNKETTFKFAAYREASGKNMWLRYVLIPEITNKPELLHALGKHFKKYKTIEKIEIQPYHKLGIHKWKALGWEYQLEEARENTPEELENASKILKEYFKEVKIN